A stretch of the Sphingomonas sp. CL5.1 genome encodes the following:
- a CDS encoding acetyl-CoA C-acetyltransferase, which yields MPEAYIVEAVRTAGGRRGGRLAGWHPVDLAAKVLDAVVERSGIPGAAVEDVIMGCVSQGGEQAGQVGRNAVLASKLPESVPAVTIDRQCGSSQQAMQFAAQAVMSGTQDVVIAAGVESMTRVPMGSTFKLFYDAGLGKNKSPGLEEKYPGIVFNQFAGAEMIAKKYGFTREALDEFSLGSHRKAVAATQAGRFRDEVVPVEIDTPKGKEQHTADEGIRYDASPEGMAGVKKLSEEGVLTAASSSQICDGASAVLIVSADALKKYNLKPLAKIVGLTVTAGDPVVMLEEPLFATDKALKKAGLTIDDIDLYEVNEAFASVPMAWLKHTGAKADRLNVNGGAIALGHPLGASGTKLMSTLVHELRKRGGRYGLQTMCEGGGVANVTIIENCDWKAA from the coding sequence ATGCCCGAGGCGTATATCGTCGAAGCGGTGCGGACGGCCGGGGGACGGCGTGGCGGCAGGCTTGCCGGCTGGCACCCGGTGGACCTCGCCGCGAAGGTGCTGGATGCGGTGGTAGAGCGGTCGGGGATTCCGGGCGCGGCGGTCGAGGACGTCATCATGGGCTGCGTCAGCCAGGGCGGCGAGCAGGCCGGGCAGGTCGGCCGCAACGCCGTGCTCGCATCGAAGCTGCCCGAAAGCGTGCCCGCCGTCACGATCGACCGCCAGTGCGGCTCCTCGCAGCAGGCGATGCAGTTCGCGGCGCAGGCGGTGATGTCCGGCACGCAGGACGTGGTGATCGCGGCCGGCGTGGAGAGCATGACGCGCGTGCCGATGGGCTCGACCTTCAAGCTGTTCTACGATGCCGGCCTCGGCAAGAACAAATCGCCGGGGCTGGAGGAGAAATATCCCGGCATCGTCTTCAACCAGTTCGCCGGCGCGGAGATGATCGCGAAGAAATACGGCTTCACGCGCGAGGCGCTGGACGAATTCTCGCTCGGCTCGCACCGCAAGGCGGTCGCCGCGACGCAGGCGGGCAGGTTCAGGGACGAGGTCGTGCCCGTCGAGATCGACACGCCCAAGGGCAAGGAACAACATACCGCCGACGAGGGCATCCGCTACGACGCCTCGCCGGAGGGCATGGCGGGCGTGAAGAAGCTCTCCGAGGAAGGCGTGCTGACCGCCGCTTCCTCCAGCCAGATCTGCGACGGGGCGAGCGCGGTGCTGATCGTCAGCGCCGATGCGCTCAAGAAATACAATCTCAAGCCGCTGGCGAAGATCGTCGGCCTCACCGTCACCGCCGGCGATCCGGTGGTGATGCTGGAGGAGCCGCTGTTCGCGACCGACAAGGCGCTGAAGAAGGCCGGCCTCACGATCGACGACATCGATCTCTATGAGGTGAACGAGGCATTCGCCTCCGTGCCGATGGCGTGGCTCAAGCATACCGGGGCGAAGGCCGACCGGCTCAACGTCAACGGCGGCGCGATCGCGCTTGGCCACCCGCTCGGCGCATCGGGCACCAAGCTGATGTCGACCCTGGTGCACGAACTGCGCAAGCGCGGCGGCCGCTACGGCCTCCAGACGATGTGCGAGGGCGGCGGCGTCGCCAACGTGACGATCATCGAGAATTGCGACTGGAAGGCGGCCTGA
- a CDS encoding SDR family NAD(P)-dependent oxidoreductase, with protein sequence MKLDNTISAVVTGGASGLGAATARLLASKGVKVAIFDLQEEKGEAVARELGGVFCKVNVTDDASVDEGFAKARAANGQERILVNCAGTGNAIKTASRSKEDGSIKHFPLDAFNWIIQINLVGTFRCIAKSAAGMMTLDPLEDGERGAIVNTASVAAEDGQMGQAAYSASKGGVVGMTLPIARDLMGEGIRVNTILPGIFNTPLLAAAPQNVKDALAASVPFPKRLGDPAEYAALATLMIENGYFNGEDVRLDGAIRMAPR encoded by the coding sequence ATGAAGCTCGACAACACTATCTCCGCCGTCGTCACCGGCGGTGCCTCCGGCCTCGGCGCGGCGACCGCGCGGCTGCTCGCCTCGAAGGGCGTGAAGGTCGCGATCTTCGACCTTCAGGAAGAGAAGGGCGAGGCGGTCGCCAGGGAACTGGGCGGCGTATTCTGCAAGGTCAACGTCACCGACGACGCATCGGTCGACGAGGGCTTCGCCAAGGCGCGCGCGGCCAACGGGCAGGAGCGCATCCTCGTCAACTGCGCCGGCACCGGCAATGCGATCAAGACCGCGAGCCGCAGCAAGGAAGACGGCTCGATCAAGCACTTCCCGCTCGATGCGTTCAACTGGATCATCCAGATCAATCTCGTCGGCACCTTCCGCTGCATCGCCAAGTCGGCGGCCGGCATGATGACGCTCGATCCGCTGGAGGATGGCGAGCGCGGCGCGATCGTCAACACCGCTTCGGTCGCGGCGGAGGATGGCCAGATGGGCCAGGCGGCCTATTCCGCGTCCAAGGGCGGCGTGGTCGGCATGACGCTCCCGATCGCGCGCGACCTGATGGGCGAGGGCATCCGGGTCAACACGATCCTGCCGGGCATCTTCAACACCCCGCTGCTGGCCGCCGCGCCGCAGAACGTAAAGGACGCGCTGGCCGCCTCCGTGCCCTTCCCGAAGCGGCTCGGCGACCCGGCGGAATATGCCGCGCTGGCGACGCTGATGATCGAGAACGGCTATTTCAACGGCGAGGACGTCCGCCTAGACGGCGCGATCCGCATGGCGCCACGGTGA
- a CDS encoding thioesterase family protein, whose amino-acid sequence MPRPAAWRLSPDAYPVREQVQTRYQDLDTNGHLNNVAFAALFETSRVRMNRALGMWEKVDGFRAVVARNEINYLAEGSFPDPVEIAIGIGRIGNRSWEMLAAMFQNGHPIATCDTVIVMTAPAGETLPAALRERLEELGISGNQVP is encoded by the coding sequence ATGCCCCGCCCCGCCGCATGGCGTCTCTCGCCCGACGCCTATCCCGTCCGCGAGCAGGTCCAGACGCGCTATCAGGATCTCGACACCAACGGGCATCTCAACAACGTCGCCTTCGCCGCGCTGTTCGAGACGTCGCGGGTGCGGATGAACCGTGCGCTCGGCATGTGGGAGAAGGTGGACGGCTTCCGCGCCGTGGTCGCGCGCAACGAGATCAACTATCTCGCGGAAGGCAGCTTCCCCGATCCGGTCGAGATCGCGATCGGCATCGGCCGGATCGGCAACCGGAGCTGGGAGATGCTCGCCGCGATGTTCCAGAACGGCCATCCCATCGCCACCTGCGACACGGTGATCGTGATGACCGCCCCGGCTGGCGAAACGCTGCCTGCTGCGCTGCGCGAGCGGCTGGAGGAATTGGGGATCAGCGGCAATCAGGTGCCGTAG
- a CDS encoding GNAT family N-acetyltransferase → MIANSTQLRQITSLHDGILPLSAEAEGEGHRFMRRLQDEWNSGTNRFAGHGECLLGAYVDGHIVAIGGLNKDPYIPAATVGRLRHVYVSSSARRQRIGTILVKHIADKASRTFTTLRLRTTTTEAAAFYERLGFRRTDEEAATHVLDLRA, encoded by the coding sequence ATGATCGCAAATTCCACCCAATTGCGCCAAATCACATCTCTGCACGATGGGATTCTGCCGCTCTCGGCCGAAGCGGAAGGCGAAGGTCATCGCTTCATGCGACGTCTTCAGGATGAATGGAACTCCGGCACAAACCGTTTCGCAGGCCATGGAGAATGTCTTCTTGGCGCTTACGTTGACGGGCACATCGTCGCCATAGGTGGACTCAACAAAGATCCATACATCCCGGCCGCCACTGTCGGTCGGCTACGGCACGTCTATGTATCTTCTTCTGCACGGCGACAGAGGATCGGGACTATCCTGGTGAAGCATATTGCGGACAAGGCTTCCCGAACTTTCACCACCCTGCGCCTCCGCACGACAACGACTGAAGCCGCCGCCTTCTACGAACGCCTTGGCTTCCGAAGAACCGACGAAGAGGCTGCAACGCACGTCCTCGACTTGCGCGCTTGA